In Pseudoclavibacter sp. Marseille-Q3772, the sequence TACCGGTCATAGGCTTGCTGTATGAGTGATTTCGACTACTTTGCCCACGATGACCGCTCCCATTTCGAGCGGATGCTCGCGGGCTTGCCGTATGTGGCAAACGCGGAACACGAAGCAGCAAACCGTCAGGCGATGGCACTCGCTATCCAGTACGAACGCGACTATCTCGAGAACCCGGAACGAGCACAACAGACGCTCCAACGACTCTGTGGGGAGCTGGGCCCTGAAGTAACTGTGCGCCCGCCGCTTCGCGTTGATTACGGCGTTAACCTGCACTTGGGCGAGCGAACCTTTATTAATTACGGCCTGACGGCCTTGGACGTGGCGCGCATTTCCATCGGCGCGAATTGTCAGATCGGGCCAAACGTTCAACTATTGACGCCCACTCATGCGCTCGAGCCCATCCCTCGGGCTGCGGGGGTGGAAAGCGCAGCGCCCATCATTATTGGTCGCAATGTTGGGTGGTGTCGTCATTGGCGAGTGATCGCGACAACAAATTGCCGTGGTGACGATATCCGATATTTGTGTGTCGCACCTCGCGCACGGTCGACACGCACCGCAGCAGCGAACGCATACCATTCTCTGAACAGCGGGGGAGCCCGATGCGCTCCACCGCGTACGTGGTTACGCGTGCCTTAGCTCACGAATAATTGAGCTGCCGTGATCAACGTCATGATCACACCGTACGCGAGCAAGCCACCGACGACCAGCCAGGAGATCACCACGCGTGCGGTTCCCGGCAGGGCCTGGTTCGCGCCACCGCGTTCGTCACCGCGGCCATTCAGCGCCTCGAGACGTTCGCGGACCTTGTCTTCTGGTTCGTGATAGCGCTCGTGAACGGACTTCACCAGGAGGTTTGCGACGAATCCGACGGCGAGTAGACCAACCATCGTCAACAGTGCCGGCTGGTAGTCAGCCGCGGTCATCGCGCCCGGTTCGCCGCGGGCGTCAAGCACACCGTTCACGATAAGTGGTCCGGCCACACCCGCTGCCGACCATGCGGTCAGCAGGCGGCCGTGAATAGCGCCGACTTCAAACGTGCCAAACATATCGCGCAGGTACGCAGGAATGGTCGCAAAGCCACCGCCGTAGAACGAAATCGCAATCGCAGAGAAGAGCACGAACAGCGCGATGTGCAGGTGGCCGGCAAACGCCAGCAGCAGGAACATGACAATTCCCACACCGAGGTACATCATGTAAATCGGCTTGCGGCCGATCTTGTCGGAGAGGCTGGACCAGACGAACCGTCCACCCATATTGAACAGTGAGAGCAAACCGACATATCCGACCGCAGCGGCGGTGGGGACG encodes:
- a CDS encoding sugar O-acetyltransferase, whose product is MSDFDYFAHDDRSHFERMLAGLPYVANAEHEAANRQAMALAIQYERDYLENPERAQQTLQRLCGELGPEVTVRPPLRVDYGVNLHLGERTFINYGLTALDVARISIGANCQIGPNVQLLTPTHALEPIPRAAGVESAAPIIIGRNVGWCRHWRVIATTNCRGDDIRYLCVAPRARSTRTAAANAYHSLNSGGARCAPPRTWLRVP